The following coding sequences are from one Gemmatimonadales bacterium window:
- a CDS encoding pyridoxal-dependent decarboxylase, which translates to MSRTGAGSGERFLRRGDLAVRAGHDDLCRRVMTNSSPLPAPSGDVPSAEFRAAMHRAADLVADYLEHVGEYPVLPKVAPGEVRAALPAAPPQDPESLDTLLADYRRLIEPNVTHWNHPGFMAYFAITGSAPGILGETLAAGLNVNTMLWKTGPAPTELEELVTDWLRLMIGLPEGFRGHINDTASSSSLLAIAAARHRATGGDVRTRGMAGRADLPALTVYASEQAHSSIDKAVMTLGLGHENLRKVPVDAEYRMDGFALSAAIAEDQRAGKRPIAIVATAGTTSTTSVDPLRAIAAVARREKLWLHVDAAYAGSAAICPEYRALLDGLEESDSVVLNPHKWLFTPVDCSVLLLRDPRELRAAFALTPLEILKTGEPGVTNLMDYGPQMGRRFRALKLWFVIRAFGVKGLQARIRAHCALAQEFASWVRAEAGFEICAPHPFSTVCFRAVKGRPVDEENTLNERVLADVNAAGPVFLSHTKLGDRIVLRLAIGNIRTEREHVAKAWELVRAAKERL; encoded by the coding sequence GTGTCAAGAACGGGAGCGGGGAGCGGGGAGCGGTTCCTTCGGCGTGGCGACCTGGCGGTGCGCGCCGGGCACGACGATCTTTGCCGCCGCGTCATGACGAATAGCTCCCCGCTCCCCGCTCCTTCCGGCGACGTACCCTCGGCCGAGTTCCGTGCCGCCATGCACCGCGCCGCCGACCTGGTCGCCGACTACCTCGAGCACGTCGGCGAGTACCCGGTGCTGCCCAAGGTCGCGCCCGGCGAAGTGCGCGCGGCGCTTCCCGCCGCCCCGCCGCAGGATCCCGAATCGCTCGACACGCTCCTCGCCGACTACCGCCGACTGATCGAACCCAACGTCACGCACTGGAACCACCCCGGCTTCATGGCCTATTTCGCGATCACCGGCTCGGCGCCCGGCATCCTGGGCGAGACGCTGGCGGCGGGGCTCAACGTCAACACGATGTTGTGGAAGACCGGCCCCGCGCCGACGGAGCTGGAGGAGTTGGTGACCGACTGGCTCCGCCTGATGATCGGGCTGCCGGAAGGATTCCGCGGCCACATCAACGACACGGCGTCCAGCTCGAGCCTGCTGGCGATCGCGGCCGCGCGGCACCGCGCGACCGGCGGCGACGTGAGGACGCGCGGGATGGCCGGCCGCGCGGATCTCCCTGCGCTCACGGTGTACGCCAGCGAGCAGGCGCACTCGTCCATTGACAAGGCCGTGATGACCCTTGGCCTGGGGCACGAGAACCTGCGCAAGGTCCCGGTGGACGCCGAGTACCGGATGGACGGGTTCGCGCTATCCGCGGCCATCGCCGAGGACCAGCGGGCGGGGAAGCGCCCTATCGCCATCGTGGCGACGGCGGGTACCACGTCCACGACCAGCGTGGACCCGCTGCGCGCCATCGCGGCGGTGGCGCGACGGGAAAAGCTCTGGCTGCACGTGGACGCCGCGTACGCGGGCAGCGCCGCGATCTGTCCCGAGTATCGCGCGCTGCTCGACGGGTTGGAGGAGTCGGACTCGGTCGTGCTCAATCCGCACAAGTGGCTCTTCACGCCGGTGGACTGCTCGGTGCTGCTGCTGCGCGATCCCCGCGAGCTGCGGGCGGCGTTCGCTCTCACTCCTCTGGAGATCCTCAAGACGGGGGAGCCGGGCGTCACCAACCTGATGGACTACGGGCCGCAGATGGGCCGGCGGTTCCGCGCGCTCAAGCTCTGGTTCGTGATCCGCGCGTTCGGGGTGAAGGGGCTCCAGGCGCGCATCCGCGCGCACTGCGCCCTGGCGCAGGAGTTCGCGTCGTGGGTGCGCGCCGAGGCGGGCTTCGAGATCTGCGCGCCGCATCCGTTCAGCACGGTGTGCTTTCGAGCGGTCAAGGGCCGCCCGGTGGACGAAGAGAACACCCTCAACGAGCGGGTCCTCGCGGACGTTAACGCGGCGGGGCCGGTGTTCCTGTCGCACACCAAGCTTGGCGACCGGATCGTTCTCCGGTTGGCCATCGGGAACATCAGGACGGAGAGGGAGCATGTTGCCAAGGCGTGGGAGCTCGTCAGAGCGGCGAAAGAAAGGTTGTAG
- the bla gene encoding class A beta-lactamase yields the protein MWAVGCRAILLGGLVAAARDALAAQNVCRGGRDARLGRLETEIARLAQTAGGSVGVAAYHLESDRGVCVNASEAYPMASTFKVPVAVRLLERVDGGQIRLDSMITLRPGDLHPGSGTLSDLFDDPGVSLSVRNLLELMLIISDNSATDVLLRVAGGPAAVTAKMRSLGLDGIRVDRSTLMLITDWAGASDSITEANWTPARGRAVFAALSRAHQDSAAAVVEADPRDRATPEAMTALLVKLWRGELLTAASTDLLLDVMGRVTTGPGRLRGMLTPDAHVAHKTGTIGSVTNDVGIIPLPQNGGHVAISVFVRGSPLPVEDRERAIAHIARAVHDYFLFNPGNQP from the coding sequence GTGTGGGCTGTAGGGTGTAGGGCGATCCTGCTCGGCGGGCTGGTCGCCGCTGCGCGCGACGCTCTTGCGGCGCAGAACGTCTGCCGCGGCGGGCGCGACGCCCGTCTCGGGCGCCTCGAGACCGAGATCGCGCGGCTGGCGCAGACTGCGGGTGGGTCCGTCGGCGTCGCGGCATACCACCTCGAGTCCGATCGCGGGGTCTGCGTCAACGCATCCGAAGCCTACCCGATGGCGAGCACCTTTAAAGTGCCCGTCGCGGTGAGGCTGCTCGAACGCGTGGACGGCGGACAGATCCGGCTGGACTCCATGATCACGCTGCGGCCCGGCGACCTGCACCCGGGCAGCGGTACGCTGAGCGATCTGTTCGACGATCCGGGGGTCTCGCTCTCGGTAAGGAACCTCCTGGAGCTGATGCTCATCATCAGCGACAACTCGGCGACCGATGTGTTGCTCCGCGTCGCGGGTGGCCCCGCGGCCGTGACGGCGAAGATGCGGTCGCTGGGGCTCGACGGGATCCGCGTGGACCGCTCCACGCTCATGCTCATCACGGATTGGGCCGGCGCGAGCGATTCCATCACCGAGGCCAACTGGACCCCGGCGCGCGGGCGCGCGGTATTCGCGGCGCTCTCCCGGGCGCACCAGGACTCGGCGGCCGCCGTGGTCGAGGCCGACCCGAGGGACCGGGCCACCCCGGAGGCGATGACCGCGCTGCTCGTCAAGCTGTGGCGCGGTGAGCTGCTCACGGCGGCTTCGACGGACCTGCTGCTCGACGTCATGGGCCGGGTGACGACGGGGCCGGGGCGCCTTCGCGGCATGCTGACGCCGGACGCGCACGTCGCCCACAAGACCGGGACGATCGGCAGCGTCACCAACGACGTCGGCATCATCCCGCTGCCGCAGAACGGCGGGCACGTGGCGATCTCCGTCTTCGTGAGGGGCTCGCCGTTGCCCGTCGAGGATCGGGAGCGGGCGATCGCGCACATCGCGCGCGCGGTGCACGACTACTTCCTGTTCAACCCGGGGAACCAGCCCTGA